One window from the genome of Acinetobacter sp. ANC 7912 encodes:
- a CDS encoding tetratricopeptide repeat protein: MFQKILISTVLITLVGCQTVQESTPAPKKPVPPKPQVQKSDGVVITPYDHPEIKRQKIVVPDQKPRAQKFDDGRQLPAFQKLMQQTKAAYKAQKFDQTEASVLQAQRLAPQSAETYLYLGMLANRKNKPSNAQAFAQRGLTYAQSKPMKKQLWQVILKAGQQQQNAQTIKKAQNALKALG; encoded by the coding sequence ATGTTTCAGAAAATCCTGATCAGTACCGTTTTGATCACACTAGTGGGTTGCCAGACCGTTCAGGAATCCACCCCGGCACCTAAAAAACCTGTACCGCCGAAACCACAGGTACAAAAATCTGATGGTGTGGTGATTACTCCGTATGATCATCCGGAGATTAAACGTCAGAAAATCGTGGTGCCGGATCAAAAGCCTCGTGCACAAAAATTTGATGATGGCCGTCAGCTCCCTGCGTTCCAGAAGCTGATGCAGCAGACCAAAGCAGCCTATAAGGCTCAGAAATTTGATCAGACAGAAGCCAGTGTGCTACAGGCGCAACGTCTGGCGCCTCAATCTGCTGAAACTTACCTGTACCTGGGTATGCTGGCTAACCGCAAAAACAAGCCGTCTAATGCACAGGCTTTTGCCCAGCGTGGTCTCACTTATGCACAAAGCAAGCCGATGAAAAAGCAGCTCTGGCAGGTGATTCTGAAAGCCGGTCAACAGCAGCAGAATGCGCAGACCATCAAAAAAGCCCAGAATGCCTTAAAAGCACTGGGCTAA
- a CDS encoding NUDIX domain-containing protein: protein MSKPNIHVAIALLFHQNQVLVGWREAKQHQGNKYEFPGGKVEANETPVQACRREIQEEVGIDIELWHPFDFIRHEYEDVIVHLYLFHASVSKDLLAQIQQPWNWYSRQQLQALNFPKANDVILEKLLWPEMIKISSDLSDLEKPEDNQLLYWRVDATAEQATKLIDLSAEQLSKLIINHELYVLLDEKLQQGIQTLHFKQSQLEQFQSTDRILGKRYIAACHDLISAQKAEQIGCEAIFLSPVLPTATHSEVEPLGWGAFEQIAKQIQIPAFALGGIKKQDLKLAQSCHAYGIAGIRGV, encoded by the coding sequence ATGTCCAAGCCAAATATTCATGTCGCGATTGCCTTGTTATTCCATCAAAATCAGGTACTGGTGGGCTGGCGCGAGGCCAAACAGCATCAAGGTAACAAGTATGAGTTTCCTGGGGGCAAAGTCGAGGCTAATGAAACTCCGGTACAAGCCTGCCGTAGAGAAATTCAGGAAGAAGTCGGTATCGACATTGAGCTTTGGCATCCTTTCGACTTTATCCGGCATGAATATGAAGATGTGATTGTGCATCTGTATCTGTTCCATGCCAGTGTGAGCAAAGACCTGCTTGCACAGATTCAGCAGCCGTGGAACTGGTATAGCCGCCAACAGTTGCAAGCCCTGAATTTTCCGAAAGCCAATGATGTGATTCTGGAAAAACTGCTCTGGCCAGAGATGATCAAGATCAGTAGTGATCTGAGTGACCTGGAAAAACCTGAAGACAACCAGTTGCTATATTGGCGTGTGGATGCGACAGCAGAGCAGGCGACAAAACTGATAGATTTATCAGCAGAACAATTAAGCAAATTGATCATCAATCATGAGCTGTATGTGCTGCTGGATGAAAAATTACAGCAAGGCATCCAAACACTACATTTCAAGCAAAGTCAGTTAGAACAATTCCAAAGTACAGATCGTATTTTAGGCAAACGTTATATCGCGGCCTGCCATGATCTGATTTCAGCCCAAAAAGCTGAACAGATCGGCTGTGAAGCGATTTTTCTCAGTCCTGTGTTGCCAACAGCCACACATAGCGAGGTTGAACCGTTAGGTTGGGGTGCATTTGAACAGATCGCCAAACAGATTCAGATTCCAGCTTTTGCACTCGGCGGCATTAAAAAACAAGATTTAAAACTGGCACAGTCCTGTCATGCCTACGGCATCGCAGGCATTCGTGGTGTCTAA
- the mrcB gene encoding penicillin-binding protein 1B: MKYQRGLGFIALIFSVLVISAFVAFSIYLIRLDNIVRDKFEGQRWDIPAKVFARPMEIYVNAPVSQQDLQEELKLLGYKNAQNYAQSGSYVSSGDTMYVHTRGFDFGDRVEPEQVLKVSFNGDQIGDVSATKPSSSGIARLEPLLIGGIYPQHNEDRVLIKLSNVPKPLINALIATEDRNFYHHHGVSIRGLARAVVSNVTGGTRQGGSTLTQQLVKNFYLSPERTIKRKVNEALMALLVELHYDKDEILEAYLNEVNLGQNGNYSINGYGLASQFYFGLPLRELNIAQQAYLVGLVQGPTLYNPWRNPEAAKRRRDIVLNNMLVMGYLTQDQYETEKARPLNVITKPTLGPARFPDFLDIVRRQLRTEYQESDITNQGLRIFTTLDPLAQTRIQESFKSTVARLSKSNPGRLKDLQGAVLVTHPENGELVAAVGSTQDFTGFNRALDAKRQVGSLLKPVIYLTALESNRYHWGSPIEDSEISIQSDGKPWTPRNYSGRPHGVVPMSEALANSYNLSAVRLAQEFGMSTFINHLKKFGVTSDIPNYPSIYLGAVDMSPMEVMSIYGNFATGGFKYPVKAIRSVVDANGHLLERYGLTVQPTIEPSYAYLLNNGLQQVMSSGTGRAAYATFPSNLGLAGKSGTTNDTRDSWFAGYSGNYLTVVWLGLDDNKVTGLTGSSGALPVWINVMKNLRHKPVMLTQPGDVLWQWVDRATGHLSAQGCPGAMYIPLTRHSLPNHATACGASHYRTEPYSIDSEETAPAEQNDSIGGWIEEADTENQRDSDEDTRIISSGSYTH, encoded by the coding sequence ATGAAGTATCAACGTGGTTTAGGGTTTATTGCCTTAATCTTTTCCGTTTTGGTCATTTCAGCCTTTGTTGCTTTTAGTATCTATTTGATTCGTTTAGATAATATTGTGCGTGACAAGTTTGAGGGACAACGCTGGGACATTCCGGCCAAGGTCTTTGCCCGACCGATGGAAATTTATGTCAATGCCCCGGTCAGCCAGCAGGACCTTCAAGAAGAGCTTAAACTTCTTGGCTATAAAAATGCACAAAACTATGCTCAGTCTGGCAGCTATGTCAGCTCTGGCGATACCATGTATGTACATACTCGTGGCTTTGACTTTGGTGACCGCGTTGAACCTGAACAGGTGTTAAAAGTCAGCTTCAATGGTGATCAGATCGGTGATGTCAGTGCAACCAAACCGTCATCTTCCGGTATTGCGCGTTTAGAACCTTTGCTGATTGGCGGGATTTACCCACAACATAATGAAGACCGTGTGCTGATCAAACTCAGTAATGTACCGAAACCACTGATTAATGCCCTGATTGCGACTGAAGACCGGAATTTCTACCATCACCATGGCGTGTCGATTCGTGGTCTGGCACGTGCAGTGGTCAGCAATGTCACTGGTGGCACCCGTCAGGGTGGCTCAACCCTGACCCAACAGCTGGTGAAAAACTTCTACCTGTCGCCAGAACGCACCATCAAGCGTAAGGTCAATGAAGCCTTAATGGCACTCTTGGTTGAATTGCACTATGACAAGGACGAAATCCTTGAAGCTTATTTAAATGAAGTAAATCTGGGCCAAAACGGCAACTATTCCATTAATGGTTACGGTCTGGCATCGCAGTTCTATTTTGGTCTGCCATTACGTGAACTGAATATTGCCCAGCAGGCTTATCTGGTCGGTCTGGTTCAGGGTCCTACCCTGTATAATCCTTGGCGTAATCCGGAAGCTGCGAAACGTCGCCGTGACATCGTACTGAATAACATGCTGGTGATGGGTTATCTGACTCAGGATCAGTATGAAACAGAGAAAGCTCGTCCACTCAATGTCATTACAAAACCAACCTTAGGTCCAGCACGCTTCCCGGATTTCCTGGATATCGTGCGTCGTCAGTTACGGACTGAATATCAGGAATCGGACATTACCAACCAGGGTCTGCGTATTTTTACGACGCTTGATCCACTGGCCCAAACCCGTATTCAGGAAAGCTTTAAATCGACGGTTGCACGTTTAAGCAAATCAAATCCGGGACGTCTGAAAGACCTGCAAGGTGCAGTACTTGTGACGCATCCAGAAAATGGTGAACTGGTTGCTGCTGTAGGCTCGACTCAGGACTTTACCGGCTTTAACCGTGCTCTAGATGCCAAACGTCAGGTCGGTTCATTGCTGAAACCAGTGATTTACCTGACTGCACTGGAATCCAATCGCTACCATTGGGGTAGCCCGATCGAAGACAGTGAAATCAGCATTCAGAGTGATGGCAAGCCTTGGACGCCTCGCAACTATAGTGGCCGTCCGCATGGCGTGGTGCCAATGTCTGAAGCATTAGCGAATTCCTATAACCTGTCGGCCGTTCGTCTGGCACAGGAATTTGGCATGTCGACCTTTATCAATCACCTGAAAAAATTTGGTGTGACTTCCGACATTCCAAATTACCCATCGATTTATCTGGGTGCGGTGGATATGTCACCCATGGAAGTGATGAGCATCTATGGCAACTTCGCGACTGGCGGCTTTAAATATCCAGTCAAAGCCATCCGTTCGGTGGTGGATGCCAATGGCCATCTGCTGGAACGTTATGGCCTGACTGTACAGCCGACCATTGAACCATCTTATGCTTACTTGCTAAATAATGGTCTACAACAGGTCATGAGTAGCGGTACCGGTCGCGCAGCTTATGCAACTTTCCCCAGCAATCTCGGCCTGGCAGGTAAATCAGGAACAACCAATGATACCCGTGACTCCTGGTTTGCCGGTTATTCAGGTAATTACCTGACTGTGGTCTGGCTCGGTCTGGATGATAACAAAGTCACAGGCCTGACCGGTTCTTCGGGTGCCCTGCCGGTATGGATTAACGTAATGAAAAACCTGCGCCATAAACCAGTCATGCTGACACAGCCAGGTGATGTACTGTGGCAATGGGTCGATCGCGCAACCGGTCATCTGTCTGCACAAGGCTGTCCGGGTGCCATGTATATCCCGCTGACTCGTCACAGTCTGCCAAATCATGCCACTGCTTGTGGTGCATCGCATTATAGAACAGAGCCTTATAGTATCGATTCTGAAGAAACAGCACCTGCTGAACAGAACGATAGTATTGGCGGCTGGATTGAAGAAGCAGATACGGAAAACCAACGTGATTCTGACGAAGATACACGTATCATCTCGAGCGGTAGTTATACACACTAA
- the hemP gene encoding hemin uptake protein HemP has product MNAPFSLFKRHHDNQHALPMLHSNNLFALGREIRIMHAGEEYRLRLTRNNRLILTK; this is encoded by the coding sequence ATGAACGCACCTTTTAGCTTATTTAAGCGTCATCATGACAATCAGCACGCTTTACCGATGCTGCACTCGAATAACCTGTTTGCGCTCGGCCGTGAAATTCGTATCATGCACGCGGGAGAGGAATATCGCTTACGTCTGACCCGTAACAACCGTCTCATTCTGACCAAATAA